A region from the Takifugu rubripes chromosome 22, fTakRub1.2, whole genome shotgun sequence genome encodes:
- the LOC115247917 gene encoding caveolae-associated protein 4a-like, whose translation MDQHKFQKAGVQEPLEIVGVEDEAGNPISALTILSLLERVAGIIDNVQSSQQRMEERQLELENNIRSVQGDVLKLAKDHGDTSSTVEKLLQKTRKVSANVKDVRTRVEKQNVRVKKVESTQDELLTRNKFRVVIYQGEKEVPSVAVTKCPKGVSLEGLEMEPDSYDVPADLSSDEEYLSVEEADPSRTTRIKRSMAKGTESLKAAFSKENMTKTKDNLGTKFHNLGEKVMPPERRDKMHQAGERLKENIAKRAPSKDTFRIKLKKERAVAEGQEGAEVQEPAASPGVTYTEVAAETKREGPVEEVAATRIGE comes from the exons ATGGATCAGCACAAGTTCCAAAAAGCAGGTGTCCAGGAGCCGCTGGAGATCGTCGGGGTGGAGGACGAGGCGGGGAACCCCATCAGCGCCCTCACCATCCTGTCGCTGCTGGAGCGCGTCGCCGGCATCATCGACAACGTGCAGTCCAGCCAGCAGCGCATGGAGGAgcggcagctggagctggagaacaacATCAGGAGCGTCCAGGGCGACGTCCTGAAGCTGGCCAAGGACCACGGCGACACCAGCAGCACCGTGGAGAAGCTCCTGCAGAAGACCCGCAAGGTCAGCGCCAACGTCAAGGACGTCCGCACGCGCGTGGAGAAGCAGAACGTCCGCGTGAAGAAGGTGGAGTCCACTCAGGACGAGCTGCTGACCCGCAACAAGTTCCGGGTTGTCATTTACCAG GGTGAGAAGGAGGTCCCCTCCGTGGCTGTCACCAAGTGTCCTAAAGGAGTCAGCCTGGAGGGGCTGGAGATGGAGCCTGACTCCTACGACGTCCCCGCTGACCTCTCCTCCGATGAGGAGTACCTGAGCGTGGAGGAGGCCGACCCGTCACGGACCACTCGCATCAAGAGATCCATGGCCAAGGGTACGGAGAGCCTAAAGGCCGCGTTCTCCAAGGAGAACATGACCAAGACCAAAGACAACCTGGGCACCAAGTTCCACAACCTGGGGGAGAAAGTGATGCCCCCCGAGAGGCGGGACAAGATGCACCAGGCTGGCGAGCGGCTGAAGGAGAACATCGCCAAGAGGGCGCCGAGCAAAGACACCTTCCgcatcaagctgaagaaggagcgAGCGGTGGCGGAGGGTCAGGAGGGCGCCGAGGTCCAGGAGCCCGCGGCCTCCCCAGGGGTCACCTACACCGAGGTCGCCGCGGAAACCAAGAGGGAGGGCCCTGTCGAGGAGGTCGCCGCCACTCGGATAGGAGAGTAG